A window of Natronoarchaeum philippinense contains these coding sequences:
- a CDS encoding M20 family metallopeptidase, which yields MSDAPVAYVRERREELVDLALDLLAIDTTNPPGETREAVAAIERFLDPLGVDVERFAVDPAKPNLLVRVPGAADRTLLYEGHLDTVPFDADAWARDPLGERADGRVYGRGATDMKGAVASLLFALRAFADADAEPPVDLLFALVSDEEVGGDAGLPALLEADRLDADACVIGEPTSQTGRHSVTVADRGSIWLTLEASGDAAHGSRPTLGVNAVDRLYDAVETIRERFGARALDLDRAVEPIVEESVEYYAPSMGAERARELFEYPSINLGVFEGGEAINSVPQSARAKVDVRLTAGVSTPDVLSDLRACADDCEGVTIADVSWSVGTAESPDSPLVDAVASTAESVTGERVYRRSATGGGDAKKLRNEGIPTVEFAFGTDTVHAVDEYVPVDTLVDNAVVYAQLPTAWASSIDR from the coding sequence ATGAGCGACGCCCCCGTCGCGTACGTCCGCGAGCGCCGCGAGGAACTGGTCGACCTCGCGCTCGACTTGCTGGCGATCGACACGACGAACCCCCCCGGAGAGACGCGCGAGGCCGTCGCCGCGATCGAGCGGTTTCTCGATCCCCTCGGCGTCGATGTCGAGCGGTTCGCGGTCGATCCGGCCAAGCCCAACCTCCTCGTGCGGGTCCCCGGCGCCGCCGACCGGACGCTGCTGTACGAGGGACATCTCGACACGGTCCCGTTCGACGCCGACGCGTGGGCCCGCGACCCGCTCGGCGAGCGCGCCGACGGCCGCGTCTACGGCCGCGGCGCGACCGACATGAAAGGCGCCGTGGCGTCGCTGCTGTTCGCGCTCCGGGCGTTCGCCGACGCGGACGCCGAGCCGCCGGTCGACCTGCTGTTCGCGCTGGTCAGCGACGAGGAGGTCGGCGGCGACGCCGGACTCCCCGCGCTGCTGGAGGCGGACCGCCTCGACGCCGACGCCTGCGTCATCGGCGAGCCGACCTCCCAGACCGGTCGCCACTCAGTGACGGTCGCCGACCGGGGGAGCATCTGGTTGACGCTCGAGGCCAGCGGCGACGCCGCCCACGGCTCTCGGCCGACGCTCGGCGTCAACGCGGTCGACCGACTGTACGATGCTGTCGAGACGATCCGCGAGCGCTTCGGCGCGCGAGCGCTCGATCTCGACCGCGCCGTCGAGCCGATCGTCGAGGAGTCGGTCGAGTACTACGCTCCTTCTATGGGTGCCGAGCGGGCCCGCGAACTCTTCGAGTACCCCTCGATCAACCTCGGCGTCTTCGAGGGCGGCGAGGCGATCAACAGCGTCCCCCAGTCCGCCCGCGCGAAGGTCGACGTTCGGCTGACCGCGGGCGTCAGTACGCCGGACGTGCTTTCGGACCTGCGGGCCTGCGCTGACGACTGCGAGGGCGTCACGATCGCCGACGTTTCGTGGAGCGTCGGCACCGCAGAATCGCCCGACAGCCCGCTCGTCGACGCCGTCGCGTCGACGGCCGAATCCGTCACCGGCGAGCGCGTCTACCGCCGCAGCGCGACGGGCGGCGGCGATGCCAAGAAACTCCGGAACGAGGGGATTCCGACCGTCGAGTTCGCCTTCGGCACCGACACGGTGCACGCGGTCGACGAGTACGTACCGGTCGACACGCTGGTCGACAACGCGGTC
- a CDS encoding DUF302 domain-containing protein — protein MTLPIDPAQIDPDDIGAEQTTLEMDHEEAIEHVREAFTDAGFGVATEFSPSEMLNEKVDAGRDPYYVLGACNPAVADRALDATDKKMGGLFPCNVVIWEEEPGQQRVYHVSIMRIARLVGMAPDDDEMADIIAETGELVDEAFGNL, from the coding sequence ATGACGCTCCCTATCGACCCTGCGCAGATCGACCCCGACGACATCGGCGCCGAACAGACGACGCTGGAGATGGACCACGAGGAAGCCATCGAACACGTCCGCGAGGCCTTCACCGACGCCGGTTTCGGCGTCGCCACGGAGTTCTCGCCCTCGGAGATGCTCAACGAGAAAGTCGACGCCGGCCGGGATCCCTACTACGTGCTGGGCGCGTGCAACCCCGCCGTTGCCGACCGCGCGCTCGACGCGACCGACAAGAAGATGGGCGGTCTGTTCCCCTGTAACGTCGTCATCTGGGAGGAAGAACCCGGCCAGCAGCGCGTCTATCACGTCTCGATCATGCGCATCGCGCGACTCGTCGGCATGGCGCCCGACGACGACGAGATGGCAGACATCATCGCCGAAACGGGCGAACTGGTCGACGAAGCATTCGGGAACCTCTAA
- a CDS encoding FAD-dependent oxidoreductase, which produces MSDTFVVVGGDAAGMSAASKAKREDPDREVIVFEKGEWVSYAACGMPYYVKGDVEELDDLVAVTPEEFREERDVGLRTGHEVVEIDPEAERVTVEDGDETFEQSYDDLLVGTGASAIEPPFDGLDLDGVFTIHDMDEADAIEDYVTERSPDTAAIVGGGYVGVEMAEALSARGVDVSLYEMLPHVLQPFGDAVAEAVEDHLRGQGVDLHLNTAVSGFDGEGAVEQVVLDDDTHAAEIAVVGVGVAPNTDLAADAGLELGETGAVATDDYGRTNYENVYAAGDCAEARHVVTGDPDHVPLALTANRAGRAIGQTVTGDPTPVGDIAGTAIVKAFELGAARTGVVDEERARDAGFDPVSVTVSAPTRAHYYPGGDDLTVTLLADRASGELLGGSVVGREGAKRIDTVATALTSGMTVSELRDADLAYAPPFSPVWDPVLTAAKVLGGKLDRE; this is translated from the coding sequence ATGAGCGACACCTTCGTCGTCGTCGGCGGGGACGCCGCGGGGATGAGCGCCGCGAGCAAGGCTAAGCGCGAGGACCCGGACCGCGAGGTGATCGTCTTCGAGAAGGGCGAGTGGGTGTCCTACGCGGCCTGTGGCATGCCCTACTACGTCAAGGGGGATGTCGAGGAACTGGACGACTTGGTCGCCGTGACGCCCGAGGAGTTCCGCGAGGAGCGCGATGTCGGCCTGCGGACGGGCCACGAAGTCGTCGAAATCGACCCCGAGGCCGAACGCGTCACCGTCGAGGACGGGGACGAGACGTTCGAGCAGTCCTACGACGACCTCCTCGTGGGAACGGGCGCGAGCGCGATCGAACCGCCCTTCGACGGGTTGGACCTCGACGGCGTGTTCACCATCCACGACATGGACGAGGCCGACGCCATCGAGGACTACGTCACCGAACGCTCGCCAGACACCGCGGCGATCGTCGGCGGCGGTTACGTCGGCGTCGAGATGGCCGAGGCGCTATCGGCCCGTGGGGTCGACGTGAGCCTCTACGAGATGTTACCCCACGTCCTCCAGCCGTTCGGCGACGCCGTCGCCGAGGCTGTCGAAGACCACCTGCGCGGACAGGGTGTCGATCTGCATCTTAACACGGCCGTCTCCGGCTTCGACGGCGAGGGCGCGGTCGAACAGGTCGTCCTCGACGACGACACGCACGCTGCCGAGATTGCGGTGGTCGGCGTCGGAGTCGCCCCGAACACTGACCTTGCCGCCGACGCCGGCCTCGAACTGGGCGAGACCGGCGCCGTCGCAACCGACGATTACGGTCGCACCAACTACGAGAACGTCTACGCCGCCGGCGACTGCGCCGAGGCGCGCCACGTCGTGACCGGCGACCCCGACCACGTCCCGCTGGCGCTGACGGCCAACCGCGCCGGACGCGCGATCGGCCAGACCGTCACCGGCGATCCGACGCCGGTCGGCGACATCGCTGGCACCGCAATCGTCAAAGCGTTCGAGTTGGGCGCCGCCAGAACCGGAGTCGTCGACGAGGAGCGCGCCCGAGACGCCGGGTTCGATCCCGTCTCGGTCACCGTCTCGGCGCCGACGCGGGCCCACTACTACCCCGGCGGCGACGACCTCACCGTCACGCTACTGGCCGATCGGGCGTCGGGCGAGCTGCTGGGCGGTAGCGTCGTCGGCCGCGAAGGGGCAAAGCGGATCGACACGGTCGCCACGGCGCTCACCTCGGGGATGACGGTGAGCGAGCTTCGGGACGCCGACCTCGCGTACGCGCCGCCGTTCAGCCCCGTCTGGGATCCCGTGCTCACGGCGGCGAAAGTGCTCGGCGGGAAACTCGACCGGGAATGA
- the trxA gene encoding thioredoxin, producing MAEDIEEIRKRKMEELRNRTEGGDAEAAQRQLTEPMSVDGKAELNETVTKHDVVLADFYADWCGPCKMIEPVVKGIARDTDAVVAKVDVDANQQLAGEYGVRGVPTLVLFADGEPVERLSGMQDDAQLRNLVQSYT from the coding sequence ATGGCCGAAGACATCGAGGAGATCCGGAAACGGAAGATGGAGGAACTCCGCAACCGAACCGAGGGCGGCGACGCCGAAGCAGCCCAACGGCAACTGACAGAGCCGATGTCGGTCGACGGGAAGGCCGAACTCAACGAGACCGTTACCAAACACGATGTCGTGCTGGCCGACTTCTACGCCGACTGGTGTGGCCCCTGCAAGATGATCGAACCGGTCGTGAAGGGCATCGCACGGGACACCGACGCCGTCGTGGCGAAGGTCGATGTCGACGCCAACCAGCAACTCGCCGGCGAGTACGGCGTCCGCGGCGTCCCGACGCTCGTGCTGTTTGCCGACGGCGAGCCGGTCGAACGCCTCTCGGGGATGCAAGACGACGCCCAACTCCGGAATCTGGTCCAGAGTTACACGTAG
- a CDS encoding DsbA family protein, with protein sequence MDGKSNITRRRALLAGGGTVAFGGGVAYLASRSGSSDSEYVPATFHESDGTSGFGVELAGRPIAGERDATVDLYYWTDYLCPFCKKFETETLPQIGRNYLDTGDVRLVMLSYPNIGRYSMPASVWGRCVWAQAADTEPEAFWRWHGAAFDEQAESGTGWADEVTFAGVTEQTDGVDLAAVEDCRANRGESIRESISVDLETGRSAGLRGTPGFVIYNRQSDAAGKLVGAHPYENFADAIDQVLQS encoded by the coding sequence ATGGACGGCAAGAGCAATATTACTCGTCGTCGCGCCCTCCTCGCCGGCGGCGGCACGGTGGCGTTTGGCGGCGGCGTCGCGTATCTCGCGTCGCGCTCGGGATCGAGCGATTCGGAGTACGTCCCCGCCACGTTTCACGAGAGCGACGGGACCAGCGGCTTCGGCGTCGAACTCGCCGGACGACCGATCGCCGGCGAGCGCGACGCCACAGTTGATCTCTACTACTGGACGGACTACCTGTGTCCTTTCTGCAAGAAGTTCGAGACCGAGACGCTCCCGCAGATCGGTCGGAACTATCTCGACACCGGCGACGTGCGGCTGGTGATGCTGTCGTATCCGAACATCGGGCGGTACTCGATGCCGGCGTCGGTGTGGGGGCGGTGCGTCTGGGCGCAGGCAGCCGACACCGAGCCCGAGGCGTTCTGGCGCTGGCACGGCGCGGCCTTCGACGAACAGGCCGAATCCGGAACGGGCTGGGCCGACGAGGTGACGTTCGCCGGCGTCACCGAGCAGACCGACGGCGTCGATCTCGCCGCCGTCGAGGACTGTCGCGCGAACCGTGGCGAGTCGATCCGCGAGAGCATCTCCGTCGATCTCGAAACCGGCCGCTCCGCCGGGCTCCGCGGGACGCCGGGGTTCGTGATCTACAACCGGCAGTCCGACGCGGCCGGCAAGCTGGTCGGCGCACACCCCTACGAGAACTTCGCAGATGCCATCGATCAGGTGCTACAGTCGTGA